In the Quercus lobata isolate SW786 chromosome 5, ValleyOak3.0 Primary Assembly, whole genome shotgun sequence genome, one interval contains:
- the LOC115991081 gene encoding uncharacterized protein LOC115991081: MVDQGSCVEIMYPDLYKGLNLKPEDLTIYDSPLLSFEGKVVILKGQIRIPVQAGSEVVEVDFIIVDIYSPYMAIVTRPWLHTLGVISSTLHQKVKYPSGDRIEELVGDQSMARRYLMSAILYQPAAESSASIEGGL; this comes from the coding sequence ATGGTAGACCAGGGCAGTTGTGTAGAGATCATGTACCCTgacttgtacaaggggctaaacTTAAAGCCTGAAGATCTAACAATCTATGATTCACCTTTGTTAAGTTTTGAGGGGAAAGTTGTTATCCTAAAAGGCCAAATTAGGATACCCGTTCAGGCAGGCTCAGAGGTGGTTGAAGTAGACTTCATTATAGTGGACATATACTCCCCCTATATGGCCATTGTGACTAGACCATGGCTCCATACCCTTGGAGTTATTTCTTCAACTCTGCATCAAAAGGTGAAGTATCCGTCAGGAGATCGGATTGAAGAGCTAGTAGGAGATCAATCCATGGCTAGGCGGTACCTTATGTCTGCAATTTTATATCAGCCAGCAGCTGAGTCATCGGCCTCTATTGAAGGAGGCTTATAG